Below is a genomic region from Jiangella gansuensis DSM 44835.
ACGTGGTCGGAGTAGCCGCGGACGACGAAGCCGCCGTCCTCCACCGGCACCTGGCCGTTGTCGTCCCAGACCTCGTACGTCACAGCCGGCCGCTGCCCGCTGTCGTCGTCGGCGGTCACCTCGGGCAGGGCGACCCGCTCGCCGAAGGCCACCGCGGACGGCACGCCGGACTCGACGGTGATCGTGGGCGCGTAGTCGGCGCCGCGGGTCGTCTCACCGACCCAGACCGGCGCGGAGACGACGACGTCGCCGTCGGCCTGGGTCGCGACGACGTAGAAATAGTCGCCGTCGGCGGCTGGCAGCGCCTGGGTGACCCGCACCTCCCGGCCGGAGACGCCAGGGACGTCGTAGGCCACCGCACCGCCGTTCGTGAGAACCCGGACCGACGTGAAGGACTCCGCCGCGTCGGCGTCCGTGAGCGCGATGTCGAGGGCGACGCCGGTGGTGTCGGGCGGCAGCACCGAGCCCATCAACTGTCCGTTGGCACCGAACTCCAGGACCGTGTTGACGTCCTGGGTGGAGTACATGCTCCGCTCCCGCATCGCCTGGTAGACCGCGTCCTGGGTCTTCTCCGCCGCCCAGACGCCGGTGATGGACTCGTCGCCGGTCACCCAGGTGGCGCTGTGCTCGTCGCCGTTCCACACCGGCGCGAGGTGCCAGCCCCGGTCGAGGGCGACCTGGAACTGCGCCAGGTTGACGGCGTTCTTGACCTCGATCAGCTGGACGCGCTCGTCCACCGCGCGATCCAGGTGAGCGAAGCCGGCGAACGAGCCCTTGCCACTCGGGTCGGGGTGGTTGAACTGCGCGATGGCGTCCGGGTCCTGCTTGAGCCGCGCGTAGAAGGTCGGCAGGTCGTACTTCAGGTCGCCGGTGGCGGCGCCGAACGAGAGCGAGTCGCCCTCACTCCGGGCCGTCACCAACCAGTCGGTGTTGAACAGGTTCATGTGGCCGGAGTCGTCGTACCAGGTGATCTCCTCGGCCGGGATCGTCACCAGGTCGTCCTGCGAGGCGTTGTACGAGTCCGTCACCTCGTGCAGGTGCCGCCACTCGTCGGAGACCGCCTGCCGCCAGTCGGTGGTGAAGTCGTCGCTGTTGCGCCGGTCGTACAGCACGTCGTGCTCGGAGACGGTGAAGAAGTCGGCGTCGCTGTGAGTGGCGACGTGCTCGAACGCGTCCAGCGGTGTCTGGACGCCGTCGCTGATCGCGGTGTGGGCGTGGAACTCACCGGTGTAATGGCGCTTGCCGAGGTACGTCGGTTGGTCGTCCGCCGCGGCGGCGACGGTGGGTGGAAGCGCCGGGAGCGCGGCCGCGGCGACGATGAGAACCACTGCGGATGCCACACGGGAACGGACCGACACCTGCGACTCCTCTGCGCATACGGGAATGATGCGGCAAAACAGCCGAAAGGTTGCCGGTCGAGCATGACCACTACCTGCTGTCCGGGGCGACAGGAGGTGACGCAGCGGTGAACGGTGGTGCGTCGCACGCTCGTGCGGTCAGTGCGGTGGGTTCTCGGCGTCGTCGTGTTCGAGCTCGTCGATGAGGCCGTCCAGCCAGGCGCCGAGGGCCTGTCGCTGCTCCTCCGGCGGGACGTCGCGTCCCCGCGCGTGAGCCGCGAAGTGGTCGGCCAGTCCGATGGCGTCGAGGTCCAGCCCAGGGTCACGCCAGAAGTCGTCGTCGAACGGGTCCGTGTCGGATGACGTCGTCACATCAGCCCCTTCCGCCGTACGTGCATCCGGTTTGGGGGTATACGCCGATATCCGGCGGCACGTCTGGCGGCCATGGTACCCACTGGTCTATACCGACCGCATCGCCGGCGTTCCGCGCGGGGTTCGACGCCGTTGCTGTCAGTACAGGATTCCGTGTACTGTCGCACGCATGACGGTGAGTACCGCGGTGACCCTGTCGCACGCCGAGGCGGTGACCCGGCTGGGGCACGCGCTGTCCGACGAGACCCGGACCCGGATCCTGCTGGCGCTGCGCGAGGCGCCGGCTGTCCCGTCCGACCTGGCCGAGGCGCTGGGGGTGTCACGGCAGGTCATGTCGAACCAGCTGGCCTGCCTGCGTGGGTGCGGCCTGGTCGTGGCCGGCCGGGACGGCCGCCACGTCTGGTACGAGCTGGCCGACCGGCACCTTGCCCACGCGCTGGACGAACTGCTGAAGGTGATGCTGTTCGTTGACCCGGACTGCTGCTCCTCGGACGCCTGCGAGTGCGCATGAGTCTCCCTCTCGCGGGTGCGGAGCCTAGTGCGGCGCGGCGCGCGGTGCTGCGCCGCCGGGTGCGCCTGGTCGTGGCGGCCACCATCAGCTACAACGTGGTCGAGGCGGTCGTCGCGATCGCCGCCGGGACGGTGGCCGGCTCGGCGGCGCTGGTCGGCTTCGGCCTCGACTCCACCGTCGAAGTGCTGTCGGCCGCCGCCGTCGCGTGGCAGTTCGCCGGCCGCGACCACGAGGCCCGGGAGCGGACCGCCCTACGGATCATCGCGGTGTCGTTCCTCGCACTGGCCGCCTACGTCTCGGTGGAGGCGGTACGGGCCCTGGCCGACGCGGCCGAGGCCGACCACAGCACCGTGGGCATCGTGTTGGCGGCGGTGAGCCTGGCGGTGATGCCCGGGCTGTCGTGGTTCGAGCGGCGCACCGGCCGCGAGCTCGGCTCCGCGAGCGTGGTCGCGGATTCCAAACAGACCCTGATCTGCAGTTATCTCTCCGCCGTGCTGCTGGTCGGCCTACTGCTCAACTCGGTGCTCGGGTGGTGGTGGGCCGACCCGTTGGCCGCAC
It encodes:
- a CDS encoding ArsR/SmtB family transcription factor, with the protein product MTVSTAVTLSHAEAVTRLGHALSDETRTRILLALREAPAVPSDLAEALGVSRQVMSNQLACLRGCGLVVAGRDGRHVWYELADRHLAHALDELLKVMLFVDPDCCSSDACECA
- a CDS encoding cation diffusion facilitator family transporter; the protein is MSLPLAGAEPSAARRAVLRRRVRLVVAATISYNVVEAVVAIAAGTVAGSAALVGFGLDSTVEVLSAAAVAWQFAGRDHEARERTALRIIAVSFLALAAYVSVEAVRALADAAEADHSTVGIVLAAVSLAVMPGLSWFERRTGRELGSASVVADSKQTLICSYLSAVLLVGLLLNSVLGWWWADPLAALVIAGFAAREGWEAWRGDACAAGAGALLHDPEAEAGCGDGCDDGCCG